A window from Pseudobutyrivibrio ruminis HUN009 encodes these proteins:
- the nrdR gene encoding transcriptional regulator NrdR, with product MKCPFCGSNDTSVIDSRPADDNTSIRRRRSCPECGKRFTTYEKVETIPLIVIKKDNNREPYDRTKIEKGVLIACRKRPVAAAQISKVVDEIETEIFSLEEKEIPSTKIGEIVMEHLETVDPVAYVRFASVYREFKDVDTFMDELKRVLDK from the coding sequence ATGAAGTGTCCTTTTTGTGGTAGTAATGATACTAGCGTAATCGACTCAAGACCTGCAGATGACAACACATCAATCAGACGTAGACGTTCATGTCCAGAGTGTGGCAAGCGTTTTACAACATACGAAAAGGTAGAAACAATTCCTTTGATTGTTATCAAAAAGGATAACAACCGTGAGCCATACGACAGAACAAAGATCGAAAAAGGCGTACTTATTGCATGCCGTAAGCGTCCTGTTGCTGCAGCTCAGATTTCAAAAGTAGTAGACGAAATCGAAACAGAAATCTTTTCATTAGAAGAAAAAGAAATTCCTAGCACAAAAATCGGAGAGATTGTTATGGAACATCTCGAGACAGTTGATCCTGTTGCTTATGTGCGTTTCGCATCAGTTTACCGTGAGTTTAAGGATGTTGATACATTTATGGATGAGTTGAAGAGGGTATTGGATAAATAA